The nucleotide window CAGCGGGCAGGCGCCGCAGTAGGCCAGCCACGCGCCGGTGTCGAAGGACTCGTGGTCCATGGCCTCGGTGGGCTGCAGGTTCAGCAGCAGCACCGGCGCGCCCGAACGCTGCGCGACCGGGGCCAGCATGCTGGACGTCAGGTACGTCGTGAGGAAGCCGATGATCAGGTCGCACCCGGCCACCCGCAGCTTTTCGGCCGCGGCCGACCCTTCCTGGGCGTCCGAGACGAACCCGGCGTCGACGACCTCGCAGTCCATAGTGGACAGCCGCTCGGTGACGCGCCGGGCCGAGGCCTGCAGCTGGGGCAGCAGCTCCGGGAACTGCGGCCAGTACGCGCCGAGCCCGCCGGAGACGAGCCCGACCCGGGTGCGGCGCGGGGTGATGCGGTCGAGCGTCATGAGTACTCCTAACGCAGGAACGCGGCGGCCACCCCGGCGTCCACCGGCACGTGCAGGCCGGTGGTGTGGGTCAGCTCGCCGCCGGTGAGGGCGAACACCGCGGCGGCGACGTGCTCGGGCAGCACCTCGCGCTTGAGGATGGTCCGCTGGGCGTAGAACTCGCCGAGCTTCGCCTCTTCGACGCCGTAGACCGCGGCCCGCTGGGCGCCCCAGCCGCCGGCGAAGATGCCGGAGCCCTGGACGACGCCGTCGGGGTTGACGCCGTTGACGCGGATGCCGTGCCCACCCAGCTCGGCGGCCAGGAGCCGGACCTGGTGGGCCTGGTCGGCCTTGGCGGCGCCGTAGGCGACGTTGTTCGGGCCCGCGAACACCGAGTTCTTCGACGAGATGTAGACGATGTCCCCGCCGATGCCCTGGTCGATCATGGCCTTGGCCGCCGCCCGGGCGACCAGGAACGAGCCCTTCGCCATGACGTCGTGCTGCAGGTCCCAGTCGCGTTCGGTGGTCTCCAGCAGCGGCTTCGAGATGGACAGCCCGGCGTTGTTCACGACCAGGTCGATGCCGCCGTAGGCCAGCACGGTCGCGTCGATTGCGGCCTGGACCGCCGCGGCGTCGGTGACGTCGGCGGTGACTGCGGTGCCGCCGATCTCCGCCGCGACTTCCGTGGCCGCGTCGCCGTTGAGGTCGGCGATCGTCACGCAGGCCCCCTCGGCCGCGAGCCGCTGGGCGATGGCCTTGCCGATGCCCGACCCCGCGCCGGTGACCAGGGCGATCCTGCCGGCCAGGGGCTTCGGCTTGGGCATGCGCTGGAGTTTGGCTTCTTCGAGGGCCCAGTATTCGATCCGGAACTTCTCGCTTTCCGGGATCGGCGCATAGGTCGAGACGGCTTCGGCGCCGCGCATGACGTTGATGGCGTTGACGTAGAACTCGCCCGCCACCCGCGCGGTCTGCTTGTCCTTGCCGAAGGAGAACATCCCGACCCCGGGGACGAGCACGATCGCCGGGTCGGCCCCGCGCATCGCGGGCGAATCCGCATTCGCGTGCCGGTCGTAGTAGGCCGCATACTCCGCACGGTATTCGGTATGCAATTCCTTCAGGCGTTCGCGGACACTGTCGACCGGAGCCGTCGCGGGCAGGTCGAGCACGAGGGGCCGGACCTTGGTGCGCAGGAAGTGGTCGGGACACGACGTGCCCAGCGCCGCAAGGGGTTGGAGCTTCTCGCGAGCCAGGAAGTCGAGCACGACCTCGCTGTCGGTGTAGTGCCCGACGACCTGCTGGTCGGTGGCGGCGAGCCCGCGGATCACCGGCGCCAGCGCGGCCGCCCGCGCCCGGCGTTCGGCGGTGGGCAGGGCTTCGAAGCCGGGGACCACCGGGCCGAACGGCTCCGGCGCGCCCCGCTCGGCCAGGAAGGATTCGGCCGTGCGGATGATCTCCAGGGAGTTGCGCTCGCACTCCTCGGAGGTGGCGCCCCACGCCGTGATGCCGTGGCCGCCGAGGATCACGCCGATGGCCTGGGGGTTGGCCGCCTTGACCGCGGCGATGTCCAGGCCGAGCTGGAACCCGGGCCGCCGCCAGTCGACCCACGCGACGCGGTCGCCGAAGCACTCCTTGGTCAGGGCTGGGCCGTCGGCCGCCGTGGCCAGCGCGATGCCCGAGTCGGGGTGCAGGTGGTCGACGTGCGCGGCCTCGACGAGACCGTGCATCGCCGTGTCGATCGACGGCGCCGCGCCGCCGCGGCCGTGCAGGCAGTAGTCGAACGCGGCGACCATCTCGTCCTCGCGCTCGACGCCCGGGTACACGTCGACCAGGGCCCGCAGCCGGTCCAGCCGCAGTACCGCGAGGCCCGCCTCGGTCAGCGTGCCGAGGTCGCCGCCGGAGCCCTTGACCCACAGGACGTCGGTGGGCGAGCCGGTGACCGGGTCGGTCAGCGCGCCCTTGGCGGAGGTGTTGCCGCCGGCGTAGTTGGTGTTGCGCGGGTCGGCCCCGAGCGCGTTGCTGCGCGCGATGAGCTGCTCCGGCACGGTCATCGTCATGCTCCCCATCCGGCCTGCGTGCCGCCGGCGCGCTCGGCCACGATCTTCTCCTGGTACCCGCTGCGGTGGTAGGCGGCGATCGGGTCCGGGTCGAGCCCGGCCTCGGTGCGCAGCTCGGCCAGCAGCGGCCGGACGTCGGTGTTGTAGGCGTCCATCAGCACGGCGTTCGCCTCGAGGACGTTGCCCGCCTGCTGGGCCGCGCGCAGTGCGTTGCGGTCGACGAGCAGGGCCTTCGCGGTCGCTTCCTGGACGTTCATCACCGACCGGATGATCGCCGGGATCTTCGCCTCGATGTTGTGGCACTGGTCGAGCATGAACGCGATGCCGTACGAAGGGTCGAGGGCGTCGGCGCGGACGATCTCGTACATGATCCGGAACAGCTGGAACGGGTCCGCCGCCCCGACCATCAGGTCGTCGTCGGCGTAGAACCGCGAGTTGAAGTCGAACGCGCCGAGCTTCCCGGCCCGCAGCAGGAACGCGACGATGAACTCGATGTTCGTCCCCGGGGCGTGGTGCCCGGTGTCGATGCAGACCGTCGCCCGCTCCCCCAGCTCGATGCAGTGGGCGTAGGAGGTGCCCCAGTCCGGGACGTCGGTGGCGTAGAACGCCGGCTCGAACAGCTTGTACTCCAGCAGCATCCGCTGCTGGAGCCCCAGCCGGTCGTACGTCTCGCGCAGCGCCGACGCCAGCCTGTCCTGCCGGTCGCGGATGTCGTCCTGGCCGGGGTAGTTGATCCCGTCGGAGAACCACAGCTTCAGGTCGCGCGAGCCGGTCGCGTCCATGATGTCGATGGCTTCCAGGAGGTGGTCGGTCGCCTTGCGGCGGATGCCGGCGTCGGGGTTGGTCACCGAGCCGAGCTTGTAGTCCTCGTCCTGGAAGACGTTGGTGTTGATCGCGCCGATTTCGACGCCGAGGTCACGCGCATAGGCGGTCAGGGCGGCGTAGTCGTCGACCTTGTCCCACGGGATGTGCAGCGCGACGCTCGGCGCAACGCCGGTGAGCTTGTGCACCATCGCGGCGTCGGCGATCTTCTCCTCGGGCGTGCGCGGCACGCCCGGTTGCGGGAACACCTTGAACCGGGTGCCCGAGTTCGCGTACGCCCACGACGGCGTCTCGATGCGCTGGGCCCGCAGAGCCGCTTTGACATCCACGGCGATCACTGTCCTTCCGCGACAGGGGTGGGGTCGAGGTGGAAGACCTCGGCCAGGAGCTGGAAGCCTTCGTCGGGCGGGCCGCCGTCGAGGCCGGTGAAGAAC belongs to Amycolatopsis tolypomycina and includes:
- a CDS encoding bifunctional aldolase/short-chain dehydrogenase — encoded protein: MTVPEQLIARSNALGADPRNTNYAGGNTSAKGALTDPVTGSPTDVLWVKGSGGDLGTLTEAGLAVLRLDRLRALVDVYPGVEREDEMVAAFDYCLHGRGGAAPSIDTAMHGLVEAAHVDHLHPDSGIALATAADGPALTKECFGDRVAWVDWRRPGFQLGLDIAAVKAANPQAIGVILGGHGITAWGATSEECERNSLEIIRTAESFLAERGAPEPFGPVVPGFEALPTAERRARAAALAPVIRGLAATDQQVVGHYTDSEVVLDFLAREKLQPLAALGTSCPDHFLRTKVRPLVLDLPATAPVDSVRERLKELHTEYRAEYAAYYDRHANADSPAMRGADPAIVLVPGVGMFSFGKDKQTARVAGEFYVNAINVMRGAEAVSTYAPIPESEKFRIEYWALEEAKLQRMPKPKPLAGRIALVTGAGSGIGKAIAQRLAAEGACVTIADLNGDAATEVAAEIGGTAVTADVTDAAAVQAAIDATVLAYGGIDLVVNNAGLSISKPLLETTERDWDLQHDVMAKGSFLVARAAAKAMIDQGIGGDIVYISSKNSVFAGPNNVAYGAAKADQAHQVRLLAAELGGHGIRVNGVNPDGVVQGSGIFAGGWGAQRAAVYGVEEAKLGEFYAQRTILKREVLPEHVAAAVFALTGGELTHTTGLHVPVDAGVAAAFLR
- the rhaI gene encoding L-rhamnose isomerase; this translates as MIAVDVKAALRAQRIETPSWAYANSGTRFKVFPQPGVPRTPEEKIADAAMVHKLTGVAPSVALHIPWDKVDDYAALTAYARDLGVEIGAINTNVFQDEDYKLGSVTNPDAGIRRKATDHLLEAIDIMDATGSRDLKLWFSDGINYPGQDDIRDRQDRLASALRETYDRLGLQQRMLLEYKLFEPAFYATDVPDWGTSYAHCIELGERATVCIDTGHHAPGTNIEFIVAFLLRAGKLGAFDFNSRFYADDDLMVGAADPFQLFRIMYEIVRADALDPSYGIAFMLDQCHNIEAKIPAIIRSVMNVQEATAKALLVDRNALRAAQQAGNVLEANAVLMDAYNTDVRPLLAELRTEAGLDPDPIAAYHRSGYQEKIVAERAGGTQAGWGA